The Topomyia yanbarensis strain Yona2022 chromosome 3, ASM3024719v1, whole genome shotgun sequence nucleotide sequence AATCCGACCAAAACCAGCAAGGAATTCACTCCATCCGCAGCGCTGCTGAGACCCGGGCGTACAGTTTTGCCCCCAAAAGTGCAGCACTCAGCTCTAAGCGGGGTAGCGTGAGCCGTTTGAGTGGTGCCACGCGAGATTTTGATGTAATCAGCGTGGCTTTGATATGACCATCCTGGCCAGTGGAACGTGCATAGATACAAGCTCCGTATCCGACCTCCGAGGTGTCACAGAAGACATGGAACTGGATGTTTTCTGCTTCCGGTTGAAAAAGGTACCTTGACACCTTGAACGATCGTAACTCCGGCAACTGAACGTAAAATTCCTCCCATCTGGCACTGACATCATCAGGGACTGGATCATCCCAATCGACGGAAGCCAACCAAAGTCGCTGCATGTGGATTTTCGCCCAAGCTATCACGGGAGAAACGAGTCCAAGCGGATCATATAGCTGGGCTATCGCTGAAAAGATTTTCCTCTTTGTCCATTGCTCGTTATTCTTAACGTCTCGTACTTCGATACAGAACCGATCCGCGTCCGTCTCCCAAGCAACTCCAAGCGTTTTTACCTTCGGTTCTTTTTCGAAATAAAACATGGAGGGGCCATCGGTTGCTTTTGCAGGTTAGTCTTCTAACGCCTCCGGTACATTTGAGCTCCATTTGCGAAGTTGAAATCCGCCTTTCGCCATTAAATTCTGCACTTCATGTTTCAATCGTCTCGCGTTCTCAACGGAATCCGCTCCGGAGAGGAAATCGTCCATGTAAAAATCCTCCGCTACCGCGAGGGAAGCAGCTTCGTGCTCGCTCGCACCGTCTAATGCCAGTTGTTTGAGGACTCGGGTTGCCATGAAGGAGGATGGAGACAGACCGTAAGTTATGGTGAGAAGCTCAAATATTTGAATCGGTTCGGATGGTTCAAAACGCCAAAGAATCCGTTGACATGATGCATCTTCCGGATGTATGCGTATCTGCCGGTACATTTTTTCTACATCCGCCACGACAGCGATTGCGTGCTTGCGAAAGCGAAGCATGATATCGAGCAGCTCGTCTTGTATCACCGGTCCGGTAAGAAGTGCGTCATTGAGGGACCGATTCGTAGAAGTTTTGGCAGATCCGTCGAAAACTACTCGCACCTTGGTAGTTGAGCTGGACTCTTTAAAAACTGGGTGATGGGGAAGATAACAGACCAGACGTTCCTCATCTCGCAAATCTTCAACGGTGCCAATGCGTTTCATGTGTCCCAAATCCAAGTACTCTTGCATGAATTCGCTGTATTGCCGTTTTAGATCGGGATCTCTCTTCAGCCGTCTTTCCAAATACTGAAACCGTCGCAACGCTGCCTCTCTTCACTCAATTATTTCGTGAAAGCCCATGTGCTTAGGGTATCGTAGCACGTAACGCCCATTTTCATCTCAAGTGCGTGTACTCTGAAAGTGCAATTCGCAATCCTCTTCTTCCTGTGTTCGTGGTGGTTTCTCCGATAGCTCCTCGATGGCCCAAAATCTTTCGATGGATTTGTCCAGAGGCTCAGCTATTGCCAAGTTGCAACTGATTCTCGATGCCCCACCATTCAAACCAGTCTCGCCTGCGGAAACCCATCCGAAAACCGTATTGACAAATACTGGAAGAGTTTTGTCGAAC carries:
- the LOC131687710 gene encoding uncharacterized protein LOC131687710, with amino-acid sequence MKRIGTVEDLRDEERLVCYLPHHPVFKESSSTTKVRVVFDGSAKTSTNRSLNDALLTGPVIQDELLDIMLRFRKHAIAVVADVEKMYRQIRIHPEDASCQRILWRFEPSEPIQIFELLTITYGLSPSSFMATRVLKQLALDGASEHEAASLAVAEDFYMDDFLSGADSVENARRLKHEVQNLMAKGGFQLRKWSSNVPEALED